The segment GATCGATCCCGGCGCGCGCATCGGCCAGCACCGACGTGTCCGGAGTCGGCACGACCTTGTGCGCGGCAGCCGCGTCGGTCACGCAGGCGACGGCCTGCGCACCGCTGTCGATGCGCGTGCTGCGCAGCGTGTCGAGCAGCGCCGGCAGCGCGGCATCGGGCAAATAGACGTCGGCGAGCTGTGCATACAACGCACCGGCCGCATCGAGCGGCGCCCCCGTCACGGCGAGATAGCGGCCGATCGCGCCGGGCGTGCGCGCGAGAAACCAGCTCATCCCGACGTCCGGGAACAGGCCGATGCGCGTTTCGGGCATCGCCATCTTCGTCGAGTCGGTCACGACGCGCAGGCCGCCCGTATGCCGCGCCGCCTGCGAAATACCCATGCCGCCGCCCATCACGACGCCGTGCATCAGCGCGATATAAGGCTTCGGAAACGTGAAGATCGCATGGTTCAGCGTGTATTCGTCGATGAAGAACGTGTCGACCGCATCGCGGTCGCCGCGCTGCCACGCGTCGTGGAAGAAGCGCACGTCGCCGCCCGCGCAGAAGGCGCGCGGATGCGGACTGTGCACGACGACCGCGGCGACCTCCGGATCGTCGCGCCACGCGTCGAGCGCCTGCTGCATCAGCCGGATCATGCCGACCGACAGCGCGTTCAGCGCCTTCGGCCGGTTCAGTTCGAGAAAGCCGATGCGGTTCGCGACATAGGCACGCACGTCGGGCTGGGCGGAATCGGCGGAAACGGCAGCGGAAGTGGAATCGGTCATGAGGGCCATCCGGCAAATGGCAGTCGCACGTTCAGTGCGCCTGCATCTTCGAGAACAGGTTCAGCACCACGACGCCCGCGATGATCAGCCCGAGGCCGATCACCGCCGGCAGGTCCGGCACCTGACGATAGAGCAGCATCGCGACGAGCGTGATCAGCACGATGCCGGCGCCCGACCAGACTGCATAGATGATGCCGACGGGCATCGTGCGCAGCGTCAGCGACAGGCAGTAGAACGCGATGCCGTAACCGGCGACGACGAGCGCCGACGGCCAGAAGCGCGTGAAGCCGTCCGCCGCGCGCAGCGCGGACGTGCCGATCACTTCCGCGACGATCGCGATCGCGAGCCACGCGTATCCGGGAAGCTGCATCGCTCAGCTCCTCGCGAGGGCCAGCACGGCGTAGTCCTGGCCGAGCTCGGCACACAGCGCTTCGACGACGAATTCGTGGTCCGCGCGCTGCGGCAGCCCCGACGCGGTGATCGATCCGATCACGCCCGCACCGGCGACGGTCAGCGGAAACGAACCGCCATGCGGTGAATATTCGGCGAGCGGCAACCCGTGCTTGTCCGCCAGCGTGGCGCCGGCCTGCTGCATGCGCAGGCCGATCGCATACGAGCTGCGCCGGAAATGCGCGACGACGTTGCGCTTGCGGCGCACCCAGTCGGCGTTGTCGGGTGTCGCGCCGGCGAGCGCCGCGTAGAACAGCGGCTGGCCAAACGTGACGATGTCGAGCGCGACCGCGTGGCCGCGCGACGTCGCGAGCGCATGCATCCGGTTGCCGAGCGCCCACGCGCGGGCCGGGTCGAAATGGGGAAACACGAGCGCCTGTTCCTGCGCGCCGATCGATTGAAGATCGTGAGCGATGTCCATGAATCCGTCGATGCAGTTGGGTGAGTCGCAACGGCGCCGATGCGATCGCGCACGGCCCCGCTGCCGAAGTGACGAAACAAACCGCTCGATTCTAGCGCACGCGCCCAGCGCACCGCCCCCACCGGACGCGACACGCGATTGTCAGAAAGTGCTTGCACGCGTTCGGGGAACTCCTTATAATTCATTTCTTCGACGGACGCGGGGTGGAGCAGTCTGGCAGCTCGTCGGGCTCATAACCCGAAGGTCGTAGGTTCAAATCCTACCCCCGCAACCAACGTCCAGATTCATACAGGAAGCCCGGCCCCGTGCCGGGCTTTTTGTTTTTCCGCACCCGATCCCCGTCCCCTCTTCGCGCACGCGTGGCCCTCCGCTTCGCGCGGCACGCCGCCCGCAGGCGTTCGAGAATGCCGCGCCCCGGTGATACACTCGCATCACCTCGTCCCTTCCACTCGACATGAAATTCTGCTCCGTCTGCGGTCACGAAGTCATCGCGCGCATTCCTCCGGGCGACAACCGCGAGCGCTTCGTCTGCGATCACTGCGGCACGATCCATTACCAGAATCCGCGCAACGTCGTCGGCACGGTCCCGGTCTGGGGCGATCAGATCCTGCTGTGCCGCCGCGCGATCGAACCGCGCTACGGGTTCTGGACGCTGCCCGCGGGCTTCATGGAAATGGGCGAGACGACGGCCGAAGCCGCTGCACGCGAAACGCTCGAGGAAGCCGGCGCACGCGTCGAGGTGCAGAACCTGTTCACGCTGCTCAACGTGCCGCACGTGCACCAGGTCCACCTGTTCTATCTCGCGCGGCTCACCGATCCGGGTTTCGAAGCCGGCGAGGAAAGCCTCGAAGTGAAGCTGTTCGACGAAGCCGACATCCCGTGGGACGAAATCGCGTTCCCGACCGTCAGCCAGACCCTGCGATTCTTCTTCGCCGATCGCGCCGCAGGCGACTACGGCGTGCACACCGGCGATATCTTCCGCTCGCTGCGCAACGGCTGAGCCCGCCCCCATGGTCCCCTGGCTCGGCCCGGACGATTCGTTTCCGCCCATCGAACGCGCGCTCGGTCCCGCGACCGGCGCGCCCGGGCTGCTCGCCGCGAGCGCCGACCTGCTGCCTTCGCGCCTCATCGACGCGTACCTGCGCGGCATCTTCCCGTGGTACT is part of the Burkholderia pyrrocinia genome and harbors:
- a CDS encoding heme-degrading domain-containing protein — protein: MDIAHDLQSIGAQEQALVFPHFDPARAWALGNRMHALATSRGHAVALDIVTFGQPLFYAALAGATPDNADWVRRKRNVVAHFRRSSYAIGLRMQQAGATLADKHGLPLAEYSPHGGSFPLTVAGAGVIGSITASGLPQRADHEFVVEALCAELGQDYAVLALARS
- a CDS encoding DMT family transporter, with protein sequence MQLPGYAWLAIAIVAEVIGTSALRAADGFTRFWPSALVVAGYGIAFYCLSLTLRTMPVGIIYAVWSGAGIVLITLVAMLLYRQVPDLPAVIGLGLIIAGVVVLNLFSKMQAH
- a CDS encoding NUDIX hydrolase gives rise to the protein MKFCSVCGHEVIARIPPGDNRERFVCDHCGTIHYQNPRNVVGTVPVWGDQILLCRRAIEPRYGFWTLPAGFMEMGETTAEAAARETLEEAGARVEVQNLFTLLNVPHVHQVHLFYLARLTDPGFEAGEESLEVKLFDEADIPWDEIAFPTVSQTLRFFFADRAAGDYGVHTGDIFRSLRNG
- a CDS encoding enoyl-CoA hydratase/isomerase family protein, which produces MTDSTSAAVSADSAQPDVRAYVANRIGFLELNRPKALNALSVGMIRLMQQALDAWRDDPEVAAVVVHSPHPRAFCAGGDVRFFHDAWQRGDRDAVDTFFIDEYTLNHAIFTFPKPYIALMHGVVMGGGMGISQAARHTGGLRVVTDSTKMAMPETRIGLFPDVGMSWFLARTPGAIGRYLAVTGAPLDAAGALYAQLADVYLPDAALPALLDTLRSTRIDSGAQAVACVTDAAAAHKVVPTPDTSVLADARAGIDRHFAQPDINAILASLEAEPDCAAVDGWVEKATHAMRGQLSPLSMAVSLEVVERARGATMADCLRRDLDLTRSTFARGDVIEGVRALIVDKDQQPVWRFRSAADVGRADVLAMFDSPWTPDTHPLRNLKD